AGTGTCGAGGTGGCCGGTTAAGCAAGCATCTGTCTAGCTCAAGCCTCGTTCAAACTATTCCCTGCCTTGATTGATTAATTGGCTGGCAGAAGGGGATCGGACAAAGGACTGAAGATCATGGGTCCATATCATCTCAAAGGATATATTCCCACTCTCTCCATCCGCATCCTCTTATTTTTAATTATCATCAATCACATCCACCTTCTTCTTCCCCTACACGCCTTACGTGCCCTGCGTATATAATGGAAGCAACGGAGGGAGCACCACCGGGCAACACAGCACGTACGGCGCTTTACTGAGAACAAGCTAGGAAGAAGGATCGGTCGACGATGGCGTCTGCTGCTGCGCTCCCGGAGGCGGCGGCGGTCCAGCCCCAGCCCAAGAAGAAGAGCAATTTCAAGTACGCCTGCACGTGCGCCCTCTCCGCTTCCATGGCCACCGTCGTCCTCGGCTATGGTACCTACCTCCTACATTTCCAATATACGCACCAAAGCCAACGCCCATCTTCTTCCTTCCGCCATGCATAACTGATCGGATGTCCAGACGTCGGGGTGATGAGCGGGGCGTCGCTGTACATCAAGGAGGACCTGCGGCTGACGGACGTGCAGGTGGAGATCATGATGGGCATCCTCAGCGTCTACGCGCTCCTCGGCTCCTTCGCCGGCGCCAGGACGTCCGATTGGATCGGCCGCCGCTACACCGTCATCAtcgccgccgccatcttcttcgCCGGCTCCTTGCTCATGGGCTTCGCCGTCAACTACGTCATGTTCATGTTCGGCCGCTTCGTCTGCGGCATGGGCGTCGGCTTCGCCATCATGGTCGCGCCCGTCTACACGGCCGAGGTGGCCCCGGCCTCCACCCGCGGCCTCCTCACCTccttcaccgaggtcttcatcAACGTCGGCATCCTCCTCGGCTACGTCTCCAACTTCGCCTTCGCGCGCCTCCCGCCCCACCTCAACTGGCGCATCATGCTCGGCATCGGCGCCCTCCCCTCCGCCTTGCTCGCGCTCATGGTGCTCGGCATGCCGGAGTCGCCCCGGTGGCTCGTCATGAAAGGCCGCCTTGCGGACGCCAGGGTCGTGCTGGAGAAGACCTCCGACACGCCAGAGGAGGCCGTGGAGCGCCTTGACCAAATCAAGGCTGCCGCCGGCATCCCCCACGACCTTGACGGCGACGTGGTCGCCGTGCCCAAGAGAAAAGGCGGCAACGAGAAGCAGGTGTGGAAGGAGCTCATCTTCTCGCCCACCCCGGTCATGCGCCGCATACTGCTCGCGGCGCTCGGCGTCCATTTCTTCCAGCAGGCGACGGGCTCCGACTCGGTCGTGCTCTACAGCCCACGCGTGTTCAAGAGCGCCGGCATTACCGGCGACAACCACCTGCTCGGCGTCACGTGCGCCATGGGGGTCACCAAGACTCTCTTCATCCTTTTGGCCACCTTCCAAATCGACCGTGTCGGCCGGCGGCCGCTGCTGCTCACCAGCACCGCCGGCATGCTCGTCTGTCTCATCGGCCTCGGGACGGGCCTCACCGTCGTGGGTCAGCACCCGGACGAGAAGATCACGTGGGCAATCGGCCTGTGCATCGCCTCCACCTTGGCCTACGTGTCCTTCTTCTCCATGGGCCTCGGCCCCATCACCAGCGTCTACGTCTCCGAGGTCTTCCCGCTCCGGGTGCGCGCGCTCGGCTTCGCGCTCGGCGTCGCCTGCAACCGCGTCACCAGTGCCGCCATCTCCATGACCTTCCTCTCCTTGTCCAAGGCCATCACCATCGGCGGCAGCTTCTTCCTCTACGCCGGCCTCGCCGCGCTCGGCTGGCTTTTCTTCTACGCCTTCGTTCCGGAGACGCGCGGGCAGCCGCTCGAGGACATAGGGAAGCTTTTCGGCATGAAGGACGCCGccgtcgaggacgacgacgacaccgCCACCAAAGACAAGCAGGTGAAAGCAGCTGTGGAGATGAACTAGCTAATCGTACGGCCGGGGAGCGGTTGGTTTCtctaacatgcatgcatgcatggacggATGACCATCCATTGGGGGTTCTTTTGAGTTCCCTGCTACTTCTTTCTTGGGTTTTTGATAAAATTTGTCCTGTTTTCGGGATGTTtcattgtgttttttatttttccaCCAAAGTGTATCAGAATGTTTTGTCGCCTACTGACAAATAAGAGTGTGTTTGTCTTACATAATGAGAGTACGTTGTTAGTAGGACAATGTTGTTGGAAAGACCCAACTAATGACACACTACGAGATCACATCGTCACTCTGTTACTAGTATAATCATATCAAGTGTTAGGATATACTCACGTCTTTAGACCATGAGAATGCCGTCTACCTTCATGTCAGCCAGTTACTCTGGGTTGTCAAACGTTAcccgtaactgggtaattataatgGAACTTCTAGGTATATCGGAAAAACAAGTCTAGGACTCGATAGTTCAAGACTCAGATTTGTTCcttcgatgatggagagatattctctgggccatATCTATATTACGGTATCCACCATCATTTGGCCAGATACAGCGTGAAATAATCACGGGATACCGGAaaacgataacgagaaaagagaacaaaactagTAACAAGGATAACTTGGTATTGTGATTTAGTTATTGCTTCACAAGGATACCAAAAAAAGTCTTTGCCTCGGGTTTTGTTATGTATCACAAAGCAAAAGTAATTGTGTACACAAGCAAAAATTGTGCTCAATAAATATATTCGTGTGTATGTCGGAATCAATA
This DNA window, taken from Triticum aestivum cultivar Chinese Spring chromosome 1D, IWGSC CS RefSeq v2.1, whole genome shotgun sequence, encodes the following:
- the LOC123183309 gene encoding putative polyol transporter 1: MASAAALPEAAAVQPQPKKKSNFKYACTCALSASMATVVLGYDVGVMSGASLYIKEDLRLTDVQVEIMMGILSVYALLGSFAGARTSDWIGRRYTVIIAAAIFFAGSLLMGFAVNYVMFMFGRFVCGMGVGFAIMVAPVYTAEVAPASTRGLLTSFTEVFINVGILLGYVSNFAFARLPPHLNWRIMLGIGALPSALLALMVLGMPESPRWLVMKGRLADARVVLEKTSDTPEEAVERLDQIKAAAGIPHDLDGDVVAVPKRKGGNEKQVWKELIFSPTPVMRRILLAALGVHFFQQATGSDSVVLYSPRVFKSAGITGDNHLLGVTCAMGVTKTLFILLATFQIDRVGRRPLLLTSTAGMLVCLIGLGTGLTVVGQHPDEKITWAIGLCIASTLAYVSFFSMGLGPITSVYVSEVFPLRVRALGFALGVACNRVTSAAISMTFLSLSKAITIGGSFFLYAGLAALGWLFFYAFVPETRGQPLEDIGKLFGMKDAAVEDDDDTATKDKQVKAAVEMN